One region of Metallosphaera sedula DSM 5348 genomic DNA includes:
- a CDS encoding winged helix-turn-helix domain-containing protein, with amino-acid sequence MKFNFKIWIEDDEGKPVMGKGGVALVKAIVDSGSIAKASEEMKVSYKFAWQYVRRINGEIGGIQMKKGGKNAGGTNIDPKVIKAVRIYEQAQEEVRRVLEKYSKMLEEEMG; translated from the coding sequence ATGAAGTTTAATTTCAAGATCTGGATTGAGGACGATGAGGGAAAACCTGTGATGGGAAAGGGCGGAGTTGCCCTGGTCAAGGCAATTGTGGACTCAGGCTCCATAGCCAAAGCCTCAGAGGAGATGAAGGTATCGTATAAGTTTGCGTGGCAATACGTCAGGAGGATCAATGGGGAAATCGGTGGAATACAGATGAAGAAGGGAGGGAAGAACGCGGGTGGAACGAATATTGATCCCAAGGTGATCAAGGCCGTAAGAATTTACGAACAGGCGCAGGAGGAGGTCAGAAGAGTCCTAGAAAAGTATTCGAAAATGCTGGAGGAGGAAATGGGTTAA
- the tpiA gene encoding triose-phosphate isomerase, with protein sequence MKVPIILVNFKVYETSYGRRGLEMAKIVEKVALETSTEIIIAVPATMITRVAESVTIPVYAQHVDGVPEGAHTGAVTPELIKDAGAKGSLLNHSERRVRMDEMDDALKRMKKLGLESVICVDRYELVAPMALLKPTAVLVEPPELIGTGVSVSKARPEVITSAVDEIRKVQGVYLIAGAGITSGEDVYVAMKLGSDGVGAASAIMKAKEPQKVLLDFVNGAIRALEER encoded by the coding sequence ATGAAAGTTCCAATCATCCTTGTGAACTTTAAGGTCTACGAAACCTCTTACGGCAGAAGAGGTCTGGAAATGGCCAAGATTGTTGAGAAGGTTGCACTGGAGACGTCAACTGAGATAATCATTGCGGTCCCAGCCACTATGATAACTAGAGTGGCCGAGTCGGTCACAATACCCGTATATGCCCAGCATGTGGATGGGGTTCCCGAAGGTGCCCATACGGGAGCGGTGACGCCAGAGCTGATAAAGGACGCTGGGGCCAAGGGAAGCTTACTAAATCATAGTGAAAGGAGGGTAAGGATGGACGAGATGGACGACGCCCTAAAGAGGATGAAAAAGTTGGGTCTAGAATCAGTGATCTGCGTGGATAGATATGAACTGGTTGCTCCCATGGCTCTTCTTAAACCCACAGCAGTTTTGGTGGAACCACCCGAGTTAATAGGCACGGGCGTGTCTGTGTCCAAGGCTAGACCAGAGGTCATAACGAGCGCAGTGGACGAGATAAGAAAGGTGCAGGGAGTTTACCTCATTGCGGGCGCAGGTATCACTTCAGGTGAGGATGTATATGTTGCAATGAAGTTGGGCTCTGATGGAGTTGGAGCTGCCAGTGCCATCATGAAGGCAAAGGAACCCCAAAAGGTTCTCCTTGATTTCGTAAATGGGGCAATAAGGGCGCTTGAGGAAAGATAA
- a CDS encoding alpha/beta hydrolase-fold protein has protein sequence MEIEYLEIESDYLRDNPWKDTYKRKVAVVTTGSTEDIPGILYLSGYFSTSLTQLNLDPLSESLKDRVGRLYAERNIGDLALILPDTFTSLGGNQYLDSKAIGLYESFLMKELVPLVREKYQITSLGVMGKSSGGYGALHLGSKYDFQAIAIHSADAYFEYAYLPLFPRVIQTLRRTGTPKDFVSMFWAQQDRKRRDLLDAMMIIGLSAFYSPTENVELPFELETGRIREEVWRHWLSLDPVRFLEERKEKLRGKSIYIDVGDRDDFHLQYGNRIIHEMLNNWKIAHVYEEFHGGHMNTSYRYDVSLVYLYENLKAK, from the coding sequence ATGGAAATCGAATACCTAGAAATTGAAAGCGATTATCTCCGTGACAATCCTTGGAAGGACACGTACAAGAGGAAGGTGGCTGTGGTGACCACTGGATCCACCGAGGATATCCCTGGTATTCTCTACCTCAGCGGCTATTTCTCAACGTCACTGACCCAGTTAAACCTGGACCCTCTCTCAGAGTCCCTAAAGGACAGGGTAGGAAGACTTTACGCAGAGAGAAACATTGGCGACTTGGCCCTCATCCTTCCAGACACCTTCACCTCTCTGGGAGGCAACCAGTACCTGGACTCGAAGGCAATAGGTCTATATGAATCCTTTCTCATGAAGGAACTTGTTCCGCTCGTGAGGGAGAAGTACCAGATCACATCCCTAGGTGTCATGGGAAAGTCCTCGGGCGGATATGGAGCCCTTCACCTAGGAAGTAAGTACGACTTTCAGGCGATAGCGATTCATTCAGCCGACGCCTACTTCGAGTACGCCTACCTTCCTCTTTTTCCACGGGTGATCCAGACTCTAAGAAGAACCGGTACCCCCAAAGACTTCGTGAGCATGTTCTGGGCTCAGCAGGACCGTAAAAGGAGAGACCTGTTGGACGCAATGATGATCATAGGACTTTCAGCCTTTTACTCTCCCACGGAAAATGTGGAGTTACCCTTTGAACTTGAAACTGGAAGGATTAGGGAGGAGGTTTGGAGGCACTGGCTTTCCTTGGATCCAGTTAGGTTCCTTGAAGAACGAAAGGAAAAACTTAGGGGAAAGTCAATCTACATAGACGTTGGAGATAGGGACGACTTTCATCTCCAGTATGGAAATAGGATAATACACGAGATGCTGAACAACTGGAAGATAGCTCATGTCTATGAGGAATTTCATGGGGGGCACATGAACACATCGTATAGGTACGACGTCTCCCTAGTTTACCTCTACGAAAACCTGAAGGCCAAGTAA
- a CDS encoding 5-(carboxyamino)imidazole ribonucleotide synthase, producing MTYSPRNSFKFCILGGGQLGWMMVLEGLKFPISFHVYGEKEDPACKIANCFKEEYRKVIEECDVVTYEFEHVDDKPLELARDLNKLMPGMNAVELKRVRHLEKEFLRREGLPVPRFVTVRGGDEALRVLKNEFNGTGVIKRSKGGYDGKGQFFVRGDPEKYSFLRDENDYFVVEELVNFDYEASIIAVRRGNEFRAYPPTFNYNEKGILVYNYGPFGNEEMVKIAEELTRKLNYTGVIGIEFFVKDGKVLINEFAPRVHNTGHYTLDGAEVSQFEQHVRALAGLELGSTKVLTFSGMINILGIASPPMEILKLGTLYWYGKSEARKRRKMGHVNVLGDDLAEVKEKIENVMNILYPNGPDL from the coding sequence ATGACGTACTCTCCACGGAACTCGTTTAAGTTCTGTATCCTTGGGGGAGGACAACTTGGCTGGATGATGGTTCTTGAGGGACTGAAGTTTCCAATCTCCTTCCACGTATACGGAGAGAAAGAGGATCCAGCCTGCAAGATTGCCAACTGCTTCAAGGAAGAGTACAGGAAGGTTATTGAGGAGTGCGACGTCGTCACATACGAGTTTGAGCACGTGGATGATAAGCCACTTGAACTAGCTAGGGACCTTAACAAGCTAATGCCTGGAATGAATGCGGTCGAGCTCAAGAGGGTGAGACATCTAGAGAAGGAATTTCTTAGAAGAGAAGGATTACCGGTACCGCGTTTCGTCACTGTGAGGGGTGGAGATGAGGCACTTAGGGTTCTCAAGAACGAGTTCAATGGCACGGGAGTTATAAAGAGATCCAAGGGTGGTTACGACGGAAAGGGGCAGTTCTTCGTGAGGGGAGACCCTGAAAAATACTCTTTCCTTAGGGATGAGAACGATTACTTCGTTGTTGAGGAACTGGTCAACTTCGACTATGAGGCCTCAATAATAGCTGTGAGGAGGGGGAACGAGTTCAGGGCCTATCCTCCGACGTTCAATTACAACGAGAAGGGAATCCTCGTCTATAATTACGGGCCCTTCGGTAACGAGGAGATGGTGAAGATTGCCGAGGAACTCACGAGAAAGTTAAACTACACTGGCGTAATAGGAATAGAGTTCTTCGTTAAGGATGGAAAGGTTCTCATCAACGAGTTTGCTCCCAGGGTTCATAACACGGGCCATTACACCTTGGACGGAGCTGAGGTATCCCAGTTTGAACAACACGTTAGGGCCCTGGCTGGATTGGAACTAGGGAGTACCAAAGTGCTTACCTTCTCGGGGATGATAAACATACTGGGCATAGCCTCTCCTCCCATGGAGATCCTAAAGCTCGGAACCCTATACTGGTATGGAAAAAGCGAGGCTAGGAAGAGGAGGAAGATGGGGCACGTGAACGTTCTAGGAGATGATCTGGCTGAAGTTAAGGAAAAGATTGAAAATGTTATGAATATATTATATCCCAATGGGCCTGATCTATGA
- the purE gene encoding 5-(carboxyamino)imidazole ribonucleotide mutase, protein MPLVGVIMGSKSDWEVMKEAVDILKNFGVSYEVKVVSAHRTPEFMMKYAKEAHERGIEVIIAGAGGAAHLPGMVASLTHLPVIGVPVPSRNLNGLDSLLSIVQMPYGVPVATVAIGGAKNAGLLAVRILSVKYPELGEKMRKFMEEMRNDVLSTELV, encoded by the coding sequence ATGCCACTCGTTGGAGTAATAATGGGAAGCAAGAGCGACTGGGAAGTCATGAAGGAGGCCGTGGATATCCTGAAAAACTTCGGGGTTAGTTATGAGGTCAAGGTTGTTTCTGCCCATAGAACACCTGAGTTCATGATGAAATACGCTAAGGAGGCTCATGAGAGGGGTATAGAGGTTATTATTGCGGGGGCTGGAGGGGCTGCCCATCTCCCTGGTATGGTGGCCTCACTAACCCATCTCCCCGTTATAGGAGTACCGGTTCCATCGAGGAACCTTAACGGTCTTGATTCCCTTCTTTCGATTGTGCAAATGCCCTACGGCGTCCCCGTTGCGACTGTGGCCATCGGAGGGGCAAAGAACGCTGGCCTACTGGCGGTTAGGATACTATCCGTGAAGTACCCTGAGCTGGGAGAGAAGATGAGAAAGTTCATGGAGGAGATGAGGAATGACGTACTCTCCACGGAACTCGTTTAA
- a CDS encoding DUF429 domain-containing protein, with product MECGIDLAVKRKSAVATIEDNVIAVSFLDTDDEILEKCKGATVVALDAPLTSARGYREVDRLLLSRGLRVFPPSFISSLTERGIRLSRKLRAIETHPTSSLKLLGWDWRQLSPSKDEADAVVCALTANLWVKGKTLVFRAGDGEIHLLDRDVPFPRIVSRGKYLVTWS from the coding sequence ATGGAGTGCGGGATAGACCTGGCAGTGAAACGTAAGTCGGCAGTGGCCACTATCGAGGACAATGTAATTGCCGTATCCTTTCTCGATACCGACGACGAGATCCTGGAGAAATGTAAGGGGGCAACTGTGGTTGCCCTAGACGCACCCCTCACGTCAGCGAGGGGATATAGGGAAGTGGATAGACTTCTCCTATCCAGGGGTCTGAGGGTTTTCCCTCCCTCCTTTATCTCGAGCCTCACCGAGAGGGGAATAAGATTGTCCAGGAAATTAAGGGCAATTGAGACCCATCCCACGTCGTCCCTCAAACTACTTGGATGGGACTGGAGACAACTCTCTCCGAGCAAGGACGAAGCTGACGCAGTGGTGTGCGCCTTAACCGCAAACCTCTGGGTGAAGGGTAAAACCCTGGTCTTTAGGGCGGGGGATGGGGAGATACATCTCCTGGATCGCGATGTCCCATTTCCTAGAATAGTCAGCAGGGGGAAATATCTAGTCACGTGGTCCTAA
- a CDS encoding APC family permease — translation MGSKPKISPTEVFFLSFGGQSPFISLMAFGTVMISYVGIHSGFAMIVTTLVVMANASVVYSLSKRFNKGGGYYTYALHTLTNNLGITTGWMYILYSLSYGGTLMMGGVYVLNLLTGISPLYLTLIVSILASTIVIAGVKLSAKYAVAVGILEIIAILGLSIFFMYRSGFAFYNPIPTSLPMNLPEAILFGIGIPSGYSSIVSYPEEIENASKTVSRISLLVPVIGGGLASFFFYALAALGFTGNLVELLTSEFGLVGGILISAIALSDAVLGGIAYLLAGSRTLYNMSKNGHLISYLAREYKGQPKVAEVLISVLVILSLSFLSMNFSPLVALGLIGGVSGMSNLYIHMAAGVSLARMGRKKPLKHLHEIAFSVVSLAFSAWVLLISLVQLEKYVVYFFLGWIILGFLLAESLEMVKEEE, via the coding sequence ATGGGCAGTAAACCAAAAATCTCACCCACTGAGGTGTTCTTCCTGTCCTTTGGCGGACAATCGCCCTTCATTTCACTCATGGCGTTCGGCACAGTGATGATTTCCTACGTTGGTATCCATTCTGGGTTCGCGATGATAGTTACTACCCTCGTGGTAATGGCTAACGCGTCAGTGGTTTATTCACTTTCAAAGAGATTCAACAAAGGAGGTGGGTATTACACCTATGCCCTACACACGCTGACCAATAACTTGGGCATAACTACGGGCTGGATGTATATTCTTTACTCGTTAAGCTACGGTGGTACCTTGATGATGGGTGGGGTCTATGTACTTAACCTGTTAACAGGTATTAGTCCCCTATACCTTACCCTTATAGTTTCAATTCTTGCCTCCACGATAGTTATTGCTGGAGTGAAGCTTTCAGCCAAGTACGCAGTGGCCGTGGGCATATTGGAGATAATAGCAATCCTAGGTCTCTCGATTTTCTTCATGTATAGATCTGGGTTTGCGTTCTATAATCCTATTCCCACTTCTCTTCCAATGAACCTGCCAGAGGCAATACTTTTCGGTATTGGAATACCATCGGGCTACTCCAGCATAGTCAGCTACCCCGAGGAGATTGAGAACGCTTCCAAGACAGTGAGCAGAATTTCCCTCTTAGTTCCAGTCATAGGAGGTGGATTGGCATCCTTCTTCTTCTACGCTTTAGCGGCCCTAGGTTTCACGGGTAATCTAGTTGAGTTGCTCACCTCAGAGTTCGGACTTGTAGGGGGTATCCTGATATCCGCCATAGCCCTGAGTGATGCTGTGCTGGGAGGAATAGCGTACCTGTTGGCTGGGTCAAGGACTCTCTACAACATGTCCAAAAATGGCCATCTAATCAGTTATCTCGCGAGGGAGTATAAGGGTCAGCCCAAGGTGGCCGAGGTACTAATCTCGGTGTTGGTGATACTCTCACTCTCTTTTCTCTCAATGAACTTCAGTCCTCTGGTGGCGCTAGGCCTGATTGGAGGGGTATCAGGAATGAGTAACCTTTACATCCATATGGCGGCTGGGGTCTCTCTCGCCAGAATGGGAAGGAAAAAGCCCCTGAAGCATCTCCACGAAATAGCCTTCTCCGTTGTTTCCCTAGCTTTCTCGGCCTGGGTCCTGCTCATTTCACTGGTTCAGCTAGAGAAGTACGTGGTTTACTTCTTCTTGGGTTGGATAATTCTAGGTTTTCTCCTAGCTGAGAGCCTTGAAATGGTTAAGGAGGAAGAGTAA
- a CDS encoding DNA polymerase domain-containing protein encodes MEGYVIDAVPYRGRIKIVLDSFREAWIKTTYPIYVITDRPDLVMQHPSVVSHEEEEWRTLSGERITLHRYELLDLEARSYISRRTTVVNQLPTTLSLVLDRLDARPFRRVRIDEGKVLEFWDLGLSFPPVKYATVITHDWYGPSETGNMFEADVNGEKWRGLLRDLDLEVDVAGCFGRACDHVKAPVKIKLEQKRSPVSIKGLIEWSYTCKTPVRELVDATIGKALTTNEAWVAFEKKIVVPNKVPRVEKLRDMDELLLNDKGGLVLFPRTGCFDDAWQVDFSSMYPSLIVKHNISGETVDACDDVVTEIGHTICNSERGIVPEALSWLIRRKEALKPVDPERAEAIKWILVASFGYLGYRNSKFGKIEAYELVTYYARKTLRRALEIAQEIGVEVLHGIVDSLVIRGDAPQLVRRLEEETGLHLRSTRLKWIVLGGRRDGLPYPMRYFGMTEEGMKYKGIIRRNMPNLVRDFLESSMNILSRAETCEDLKRLRSNLLENLREYEERVIHGEPRDFVMWVKGEPYVRGVRGFYNARRGFMGRDTKYYLEYLRRTAREVLGIG; translated from the coding sequence ATGGAAGGTTACGTAATAGATGCCGTACCATACAGGGGTAGAATAAAGATCGTGCTGGACTCCTTCAGAGAAGCGTGGATTAAGACAACCTATCCCATTTACGTCATCACCGATAGACCTGACCTCGTGATGCAACATCCCTCGGTGGTGTCCCACGAAGAGGAGGAGTGGAGAACCCTATCTGGCGAAAGGATTACCTTACACAGGTATGAGCTCCTTGACCTTGAGGCGAGGTCCTATATTTCTAGGAGAACGACCGTGGTGAACCAGCTTCCCACCACACTTTCCCTTGTCCTGGACAGGTTAGATGCTAGACCCTTCAGAAGGGTCAGGATAGACGAAGGTAAAGTCCTCGAATTCTGGGATCTGGGCCTATCCTTTCCGCCCGTGAAATATGCCACGGTGATAACACATGACTGGTATGGCCCTTCAGAGACGGGGAACATGTTTGAGGCTGACGTGAACGGAGAGAAGTGGAGGGGGTTACTGAGAGACCTGGACCTCGAGGTAGACGTCGCTGGCTGTTTCGGACGTGCGTGCGACCACGTGAAGGCGCCAGTTAAGATAAAACTTGAACAAAAGAGGTCTCCGGTCTCCATTAAGGGGTTAATTGAGTGGTCCTACACCTGCAAGACACCCGTAAGGGAATTGGTGGACGCTACCATAGGGAAAGCGCTGACCACAAACGAGGCCTGGGTCGCATTCGAGAAGAAAATAGTTGTTCCCAACAAGGTCCCGAGGGTAGAGAAGCTCAGGGATATGGATGAACTGCTCCTCAACGATAAGGGTGGACTGGTCCTGTTTCCTAGAACCGGTTGCTTCGACGATGCCTGGCAAGTTGACTTCTCCTCTATGTATCCTTCTCTCATAGTTAAGCATAACATCTCCGGGGAAACCGTTGACGCCTGCGATGACGTAGTCACAGAGATAGGCCATACCATCTGCAATAGCGAGAGGGGGATAGTACCGGAGGCGCTATCCTGGTTAATAAGAAGGAAAGAGGCCCTAAAGCCCGTGGACCCTGAAAGGGCAGAGGCGATAAAATGGATACTTGTTGCCTCCTTTGGGTATCTAGGATACAGGAACTCTAAGTTTGGGAAGATTGAGGCATATGAACTGGTGACCTACTACGCGAGGAAGACATTGAGGAGAGCCTTGGAAATTGCGCAGGAAATTGGGGTTGAAGTGCTTCACGGGATAGTGGACTCCCTCGTGATTAGGGGGGATGCTCCACAGCTAGTGAGGAGACTGGAGGAGGAGACTGGGTTACACCTTCGCTCCACCAGGCTAAAGTGGATAGTTCTTGGGGGGAGAAGGGATGGACTTCCTTACCCTATGAGGTACTTTGGAATGACGGAGGAAGGAATGAAATACAAAGGAATCATCAGGAGAAACATGCCGAACCTAGTAAGGGATTTCCTCGAGAGCTCCATGAACATCCTTTCCAGGGCGGAGACGTGTGAGGACCTGAAAAGGCTTAGGTCAAACCTACTCGAGAACCTCAGGGAGTATGAAGAGAGGGTAATTCATGGGGAGCCCAGGGACTTCGTTATGTGGGTGAAGGGAGAGCCATACGTGAGGGGAGTGAGGGGGTTCTACAACGCAAGGAGAGGGTTCATGGGGAGGGATACGAAGTACTATCTGGAATATCTTAGGAGAACGGCGAGGGAGGTCCTGGGAATTGGATGA
- a CDS encoding class I SAM-dependent methyltransferase, whose product MDHHFRRLLDPERKKFEDPEKFVPSLLHGNEVVVDMGCGPGYYCPVLEEHSLKLYCIDLSKEALDIAKTRVKKSSTVFLNEPSEHTSLPSSSVDVVVFSSSFHDMDREGAYKEVMRILKPCGRVIIVDWRKDAPFGPPVHIRMSREDYLATFKDFQVVTEFSPGHYHFGLVLQRKC is encoded by the coding sequence ATGGATCATCATTTTAGGAGGCTTTTAGATCCAGAAAGGAAGAAATTTGAGGACCCAGAGAAGTTTGTTCCGTCATTACTTCATGGAAATGAAGTAGTAGTGGATATGGGATGCGGTCCAGGATATTACTGTCCAGTACTTGAGGAACACTCCCTTAAGTTGTACTGTATTGATCTAAGTAAGGAGGCACTCGATATAGCTAAAACTAGGGTGAAGAAAAGCTCCACCGTTTTTCTCAACGAGCCATCGGAACATACTTCTCTTCCATCATCATCAGTGGATGTAGTGGTGTTCTCAAGCTCCTTTCATGACATGGACAGGGAGGGAGCCTACAAGGAAGTCATGAGGATCCTTAAACCTTGTGGTAGGGTAATAATCGTGGATTGGAGGAAAGATGCCCCCTTTGGACCACCGGTTCATATTAGGATGTCGCGTGAAGATTACCTTGCCACGTTCAAGGATTTTCAGGTAGTGACAGAGTTCTCTCCTGGCCACTATCACTTTGGTCTTGTCCTGCAGAGAAAGTGTTAA